A genome region from Leptospira langatensis includes the following:
- the fumC gene encoding class II fumarate hydratase, with protein MKTRIETDSMGEIEVDDSKYWGAQTERSLHHFHIGNDRFPREMIRALGVLKKSAAIVNAQLGLLTDEKKNLIVQAADEVISGKLDEHFPLSVWQTGSGTQTNMNANEVISNRAIEIAGGTKGSKKPIHPNDDVNKAQSSNDTFPTAMHIAAAEQLVKKLLPALEQLKDTLKKKSSEFQNIIKIGRTHLQDATPLTLGQEFSGYVKQLEYNIERVKAVLPAVYRLALGGTAVGTGLNTHPEFAVKAAAQIAKETGLPFISAENKFEALAAHDSLVETHGVLKTIAASFMKIANDVRWLSSGPRCGIGEISIPENEPGSSIMPGKVNPTQSEQMTMVASQVIANDVAVNIGGASGNFELNVFKPLIIHNVLNSIRLLADSAVSFEEHCARGIEPNKDKINEHLKNSLMLVTALNPHIGYDNAAKIAKNAHKKGTSLKESGIELGILTSEQFDQWVLPEKMISPSVD; from the coding sequence ATGAAAACTAGGATCGAAACCGATTCCATGGGAGAAATCGAAGTAGATGATTCCAAATATTGGGGAGCGCAAACCGAAAGATCCCTGCATCACTTTCATATAGGGAACGATCGTTTTCCTCGAGAGATGATCCGAGCTCTGGGAGTCTTAAAGAAGTCTGCGGCAATCGTTAACGCCCAGCTTGGACTTTTAACGGATGAGAAAAAGAACCTGATCGTGCAGGCCGCAGACGAGGTCATCTCCGGCAAACTGGACGAGCATTTTCCGTTAAGCGTTTGGCAAACCGGTTCCGGAACCCAAACAAACATGAATGCAAACGAAGTCATTTCCAATCGTGCCATCGAGATTGCAGGCGGGACCAAGGGCTCCAAGAAGCCAATCCATCCGAACGACGATGTGAACAAGGCTCAATCTTCTAACGATACGTTTCCTACTGCTATGCATATTGCAGCGGCGGAACAGTTGGTGAAAAAACTTCTGCCAGCCTTGGAACAACTGAAGGATACTCTCAAAAAGAAATCTTCCGAATTCCAGAATATCATCAAGATAGGACGCACTCACTTGCAGGACGCGACACCTTTGACTCTTGGCCAGGAATTTTCCGGATATGTAAAACAACTAGAATACAATATTGAGAGAGTAAAAGCAGTTCTACCTGCAGTTTACAGATTGGCATTGGGCGGGACAGCGGTAGGAACCGGATTGAATACTCATCCTGAATTTGCAGTAAAGGCTGCGGCCCAGATCGCAAAAGAGACAGGACTTCCTTTTATTTCCGCAGAGAATAAATTCGAAGCCCTGGCTGCTCATGATTCCTTGGTGGAAACTCATGGAGTGCTAAAGACGATTGCCGCTTCTTTCATGAAGATCGCAAACGACGTGAGATGGCTTTCTTCCGGACCAAGATGCGGTATAGGCGAGATCTCCATTCCGGAGAATGAGCCAGGTTCTTCGATCATGCCGGGAAAAGTGAATCCTACCCAGTCCGAGCAGATGACCATGGTAGCTTCTCAAGTAATTGCGAACGATGTCGCGGTGAATATAGGTGGCGCATCCGGAAACTTCGAGCTGAACGTTTTCAAACCTCTTATCATTCACAACGTCTTGAATTCGATCCGACTTCTTGCGGACTCGGCGGTTTCTTTCGAAGAGCATTGCGCTAGAGGAATTGAGCCGAACAAGGATAAGATCAACGAACACTTGAAAAACAGTTTGATGTTGGTTACCGCTTTGAACCCTCATATCGGTTACGATAACGCTGCTAAGATCGCTAAGAACGCTCATAAGAAGGGCACTAGCTTGAAAGAGTCCGGTATCGAACTCGGGATCCTAACTAGCGAGCAATTCGACCAATGGGTCCTTCCGGAGAAGATGATCTCTCCGAGTGTGGACTAA
- a CDS encoding inositol monophosphatase family protein: protein MSYENEIRLRYQHFLNFSPKIMEFLKNTHEREDLQISHKGTIESDLVTIADKGSEELIVSEIRKAFPQDHILGEEGSSYEGSSQFKWIIDPLDGTVNYSHRLPLYCCCIGLEDLETKSAVMGIVPMPAIGEVYHATLGGGAFKDKTPIHVSETKEMRKALLCTGFPYDREEKIDRLMFNLKNFILRSRGVRRTGSAGLDICWVAEGKFDAFWEEDLKPWDMTAAAAILQEAGGKLSTFANNTFHPYITNVIASNGLLHERMVEILGDFLSF from the coding sequence ATGAGCTACGAAAACGAAATCCGTCTCAGGTACCAGCATTTCCTAAACTTCTCCCCTAAGATTATGGAATTCTTAAAGAATACCCATGAAAGAGAAGATCTGCAAATCTCTCATAAGGGTACTATCGAATCCGATCTGGTTACGATTGCAGATAAAGGCTCCGAAGAATTGATCGTCTCCGAGATCAGAAAGGCCTTTCCTCAAGATCATATTCTGGGAGAAGAAGGATCGTCTTACGAGGGAAGTTCTCAGTTTAAATGGATCATAGATCCTTTAGATGGAACCGTAAATTATTCTCATAGACTTCCTCTCTATTGTTGCTGTATCGGGCTCGAAGATCTAGAAACGAAATCTGCAGTTATGGGCATTGTTCCTATGCCCGCTATCGGAGAAGTCTATCACGCAACTCTGGGCGGTGGTGCGTTTAAGGACAAGACTCCTATCCATGTTTCCGAGACCAAGGAGATGCGAAAGGCACTTCTTTGCACCGGCTTTCCGTATGATAGAGAAGAGAAGATAGACAGGCTCATGTTCAATCTAAAGAATTTTATCCTCAGATCCAGAGGAGTAAGAAGAACAGGTTCGGCAGGACTGGATATTTGCTGGGTGGCAGAAGGAAAATTCGACGCCTTTTGGGAAGAAGATCTGAAGCCTTGGGATATGACTGCAGCGGCTGCCATTCTGCAAGAAGCAGGAGGAAAGCTGAGCACCTTCGCGAATAATACATTTCATCCTTATATCACAAACGTAATCGCTTCGAACGGACTCCTGCACGAAAGAATGGTGGAGATCTTGGGCGATTTCTTAAGCTTTTAA
- the loa22 gene encoding OmpA family outer membrane lipoprotein Loa22, with protein MVKKILNILLVGATVFSIALCSSGENKEQAAPEPGSDQNAAASRNVNVDSPADVINNQIKDFRYPDGITRPGFSYKKADVSAGDFSEWSKANIAVIKDGISKLPDAWALEITGHTDQVGPEQAEGDKKGNVYYGDIRAKAVKQALVKQGIPANRIVVKSAGSSSPVSGLDAKDPKNRRVTFKFVEQGK; from the coding sequence ATGGTAAAAAAAATTCTTAATATCCTGCTCGTCGGTGCAACGGTTTTTTCCATCGCTCTCTGCTCTTCCGGAGAAAATAAAGAGCAAGCCGCTCCCGAGCCTGGTTCTGATCAAAATGCTGCGGCATCTCGTAACGTCAACGTTGACTCACCTGCAGACGTTATTAATAATCAAATCAAAGACTTCCGTTATCCTGATGGAATCACTCGTCCTGGATTCAGCTACAAAAAAGCTGATGTTAGTGCGGGAGATTTCAGCGAGTGGTCAAAAGCAAATATCGCTGTGATCAAAGACGGAATTTCAAAACTTCCTGATGCATGGGCTCTGGAAATCACCGGACATACTGACCAAGTCGGTCCTGAGCAAGCAGAAGGCGATAAAAAAGGAAACGTTTACTACGGAGACATTCGTGCGAAAGCAGTGAAGCAAGCTCTTGTAAAACAAGGAATTCCTGCAAATCGTATCGTAGTTAAGAGCGCAGGTTCTTCTTCTCCGGTTTCTGGTTTGGATGCAAAAGATCCTAAGAACCGCAGAGTTACCTTCAAATTCGTAGAACAAGGTAAGTAA
- a CDS encoding malic enzyme-like NAD(P)-binding protein — protein MREKSLEYHSLHPKGKIQVVPTKPTRDSFDLSLAYSPGVAYPCLEIKENPDLVYEYTNKGNLVGIITNGTAILGLGDIGPAAGKPVMEGKAVLFKKFAGIDVFDIEVDAKDPDDFIKAVQMLEPTFGGINLEDIKAPESFYIEEELIKRMNIPVFHDDQHGTAIITVAGLLNAFEINGKRPSEVKMVICGAGAAGIAIAELVQHIGIRKEQIFLVDTKGVIHSERTDLNSTKQKYVQNTKARTLADAMHDADIFVGVSVANMVTEDMVKSMALNPVIFALANPDPEIPYAVAKKVRPDIIMGTGRSDMPNQVNNVLGFPFIFRGALDVRAKHITLEMKLAAARALAELARLDVPEAVSLAYGGEKFVFGSDYLIPKPFDQRVLYHVAPAVAEAAVQSGTARRPYPGREKYVSFLEGLMRA, from the coding sequence ATGAGAGAAAAATCCCTCGAATATCATTCCCTGCATCCAAAGGGTAAAATACAAGTTGTTCCTACAAAACCTACTCGGGATTCCTTCGACCTTTCCCTGGCATACTCGCCTGGAGTCGCTTACCCTTGTCTGGAAATCAAAGAAAATCCGGACCTAGTGTATGAGTACACGAACAAAGGAAACTTAGTCGGCATTATCACGAATGGAACTGCGATCTTGGGATTGGGGGATATAGGTCCTGCTGCCGGAAAACCTGTGATGGAAGGTAAGGCGGTACTATTCAAAAAGTTCGCAGGCATAGACGTTTTCGATATCGAAGTGGATGCGAAGGATCCCGACGATTTCATCAAGGCAGTCCAAATGCTCGAGCCTACTTTCGGTGGGATCAATCTAGAGGACATCAAGGCTCCTGAAAGTTTTTATATAGAAGAAGAACTCATTAAAAGAATGAATATCCCGGTCTTTCATGATGACCAGCATGGGACAGCAATCATCACTGTTGCAGGTTTATTAAATGCGTTCGAGATCAATGGAAAACGTCCTAGTGAAGTAAAAATGGTGATCTGTGGAGCGGGTGCAGCCGGTATCGCGATCGCCGAATTAGTGCAGCATATCGGGATCCGAAAAGAGCAGATCTTCTTAGTGGATACGAAAGGAGTGATCCATTCCGAAAGAACCGATCTGAATTCTACCAAACAGAAATATGTTCAAAATACGAAGGCCCGTACTCTGGCCGACGCGATGCACGATGCTGATATCTTCGTCGGAGTGTCCGTCGCCAATATGGTGACTGAAGACATGGTGAAGTCTATGGCCTTGAATCCGGTCATCTTTGCCTTAGCAAATCCGGATCCTGAGATCCCGTACGCAGTTGCTAAAAAAGTCCGACCTGATATTATTATGGGAACCGGTAGAAGCGATATGCCGAACCAGGTGAATAATGTCTTGGGCTTTCCTTTTATTTTCAGAGGAGCCTTGGATGTAAGAGCCAAGCATATCACTTTGGAAATGAAATTGGCCGCAGCTAGAGCTTTGGCGGAGCTGGCAAGATTGGATGTTCCAGAAGCGGTAAGTCTCGCTTATGGCGGAGAAAAGTTCGTGTTCGGTTCAGATTATCTGATCCCCAAGCCTTTCGATCAAAGGGTATTGTATCATGTAGCGCCTGCTGTTGCGGAAGCGGCAGTCCAAAGCGGGACCGCAAGAAGACCCTACCCAGGAAGAGAAAAATACGTTTCTTTCCTCGAAGGTTTGATGAGAGCTTGA
- a CDS encoding glycosyltransferase family 4 protein, whose product MLNSRRRLAVVTPIFSEQISGGSEKLIYQYTLMLSKFYEVTVLATRSLDYITWKNQVPVKDLEPVLLGKDLEKKVSQEWIDTANGDRIRVLRFSVEKERNIRKFNQYSDKLFRSFEFASGGKPKFGTQEDRERTWVDMQGPYCPDLIQYIETNERDYDVFVFVSYLYYPMVYGLPLVAKKAVVIPTLHDEPPARLSVYSNLFKDDSAYCFNTPEEKDLFQKLYGYNPSLGNVIGMHLPIPETKGGTSSKNTQDSFDFLYVGRIDEGKGVLEMAEYFSEWQRRSGRNDILTLVGKGDDKLLQRISKFPHIRPLGFVSEKEKDDRIANADILINPSPMESFSIILMEAWIRQKAVLVNGKSDVLKGHCLRSNGGLYYSDRDSFSAIADYLVSHKKEREEMGANGKKYVQANFNPEIVEKKLIRIVERCIRRRYSE is encoded by the coding sequence TTGCTAAACTCGCGTAGAAGACTCGCAGTAGTAACCCCTATTTTCTCGGAACAGATCTCAGGCGGTTCCGAGAAATTGATCTATCAGTATACTCTGATGCTCTCTAAGTTCTATGAAGTTACTGTACTCGCGACTCGATCTTTGGATTATATTACTTGGAAAAACCAAGTCCCAGTCAAGGATCTAGAACCTGTGCTTCTTGGAAAAGATCTGGAGAAGAAGGTCAGCCAAGAGTGGATCGATACGGCAAACGGCGACAGGATCCGAGTACTTCGTTTCTCAGTGGAGAAAGAAAGGAATATCCGCAAATTCAATCAGTATTCCGACAAATTATTCCGTTCTTTTGAGTTTGCCTCGGGAGGAAAACCAAAGTTTGGGACCCAAGAGGACAGAGAAAGGACCTGGGTAGACATGCAAGGTCCTTATTGTCCGGATCTGATCCAATATATAGAAACGAATGAAAGAGATTACGACGTCTTTGTCTTCGTATCGTATCTTTATTATCCGATGGTGTACGGACTTCCTTTAGTAGCAAAAAAGGCAGTAGTGATCCCTACTCTGCATGACGAACCACCCGCTCGTTTATCAGTATATTCTAATTTATTTAAAGACGATTCCGCGTATTGCTTCAATACTCCAGAGGAAAAAGATCTATTTCAAAAATTATACGGCTATAATCCGAGTCTCGGAAATGTGATCGGTATGCATCTGCCGATACCGGAAACGAAAGGAGGTACTTCCTCCAAAAACACACAAGACTCCTTCGATTTTCTGTATGTGGGAAGGATAGACGAAGGAAAGGGAGTCTTGGAGATGGCAGAATACTTTTCGGAATGGCAAAGAAGAAGTGGCCGCAACGATATACTTACCTTAGTCGGTAAGGGAGACGATAAACTTCTCCAAAGAATATCGAAATTCCCTCATATAAGGCCGCTTGGCTTTGTGAGTGAAAAGGAAAAAGACGATCGTATCGCGAATGCTGATATACTGATCAATCCTTCCCCCATGGAAAGTTTTTCCATTATTCTGATGGAGGCTTGGATCCGACAAAAGGCAGTATTAGTAAACGGAAAATCGGACGTACTTAAAGGACATTGCTTAAGAAGCAACGGAGGATTGTATTATTCCGACAGGGACAGCTTCTCCGCAATCGCCGATTATTTAGTCAGCCATAAAAAAGAAAGAGAAGAGATGGGAGCCAACGGCAAGAAATACGTTCAGGCAAATTTCAACCCGGAGATCGTCGAAAAGAAGTTAATCCGCATCGTAGAAAGATGCATTCGAAGAAGGTACTCCGAGTAA
- the yidC gene encoding membrane protein insertase YidC, with translation MEDRQNRLFFALVLTMGIWFLGNYFLNPDGGKQKQPNKPAPVTENKETSKETTPEQKTQNQTPITAVDSKDIKTFTFSTDSHIVILSSLGGRIQKFYIKNHKDIEGGEINIARADFEEIDVDGQKVKAIELSRGKGFDYNFSHRKEEVADSEWNKINFKAEEDKGNRTVTFYATKDGVLLKKVFRFFPTENYFKSEITVTNLGKDKLYFGDRTKPAYLRTFGSLGPMPQGREPNAQELSKFFRVYRIDGSEKDLPDGGDAWGFWEGIRNFFFGAPNGNENFKEVWSSGEGVDFAGAGSRYFLAVVDTLNHPAEGALFDNRKKNETGTILAYSNISLEPGKDETLEFANYVGIREWDGMLFRDPKLDPFKNPKSAFAGLSSDLNKSFNQGIFTPIRNGIVWFLKQSYKYTIPSYGFGILLFALLFKLVFYPLNQKQAEAMKKMSALSPELKKINEKYANDPAKKQEKMLELYKKHNMNPLSQLGGCLPMLIQLPIFFALYVAFADTIDLWKSPFLWITDLSEPDFIWTSPAIPFLSATGISLNLLVLLMVGTQFLSMKLTSVQTDPNQKMMMYIMPVMMVFFLWNMPSGLTLYWTVTNVLSIAQQWVTNIRKKDEAPVKA, from the coding sequence ATGGAAGACAGACAAAATAGACTCTTTTTTGCTTTAGTACTCACAATGGGAATCTGGTTCCTCGGGAACTACTTTCTGAATCCCGATGGCGGAAAGCAAAAACAACCCAATAAACCCGCACCGGTAACGGAGAACAAAGAGACTTCTAAGGAAACCACTCCAGAACAGAAGACTCAGAACCAGACTCCGATCACCGCAGTCGATTCCAAAGACATCAAAACATTTACCTTCAGTACAGATTCTCATATAGTAATTCTTTCCAGCTTGGGCGGAAGGATCCAAAAATTCTATATTAAGAATCACAAAGATATCGAAGGCGGCGAGATCAATATCGCAAGAGCCGATTTCGAGGAAATTGATGTAGATGGCCAGAAAGTAAAGGCAATCGAACTCTCACGCGGAAAGGGTTTCGACTATAACTTCTCCCATAGAAAAGAAGAAGTAGCCGACTCGGAATGGAATAAGATCAACTTCAAAGCGGAAGAAGATAAGGGAAATAGGACCGTTACCTTCTACGCAACTAAAGACGGAGTTTTATTAAAGAAAGTATTTCGTTTCTTTCCTACAGAGAACTATTTTAAATCAGAGATCACCGTTACGAATCTCGGAAAAGATAAACTCTATTTCGGAGATCGTACAAAGCCCGCTTATTTGAGGACTTTCGGAAGCTTAGGTCCGATGCCTCAGGGAAGAGAGCCGAACGCTCAGGAATTATCCAAATTCTTCCGTGTGTATAGAATAGACGGAAGCGAGAAGGATCTACCGGACGGAGGAGATGCTTGGGGATTCTGGGAAGGAATTCGTAATTTCTTTTTCGGAGCTCCGAACGGGAACGAGAATTTCAAAGAGGTTTGGTCTTCCGGAGAAGGTGTGGACTTTGCCGGAGCTGGAAGCCGTTACTTCTTAGCAGTCGTAGATACTCTCAATCATCCTGCAGAAGGCGCCCTCTTCGACAATAGAAAGAAAAACGAGACAGGAACAATATTAGCGTATTCTAATATATCTCTCGAGCCTGGAAAGGACGAAACTCTGGAATTCGCAAATTATGTGGGGATCAGAGAATGGGACGGAATGCTTTTCCGCGACCCGAAATTGGATCCTTTCAAAAATCCTAAATCCGCATTTGCAGGCCTAAGTTCTGATCTGAACAAGTCCTTTAACCAAGGGATTTTCACACCGATCCGAAACGGGATCGTATGGTTCTTGAAGCAATCCTATAAATATACCATTCCAAGTTACGGTTTCGGTATCCTTCTATTCGCTCTTCTCTTTAAATTGGTGTTCTATCCTTTGAACCAAAAGCAAGCAGAAGCGATGAAGAAGATGAGCGCTCTTTCTCCTGAACTGAAGAAGATCAACGAGAAGTATGCGAACGATCCGGCTAAAAAGCAAGAGAAGATGTTAGAGCTTTACAAGAAGCATAACATGAATCCTCTCTCTCAGTTGGGTGGATGTCTTCCTATGCTGATCCAATTGCCGATCTTCTTTGCATTGTATGTTGCGTTTGCGGATACGATCGATCTTTGGAAGTCGCCTTTCCTTTGGATCACGGATCTAAGCGAACCTGATTTTATTTGGACATCTCCTGCGATCCCTTTCCTTTCTGCGACTGGGATTTCCTTGAACCTCTTAGTATTATTAATGGTAGGAACCCAATTCCTTTCCATGAAGTTGACTTCCGTTCAGACAGATCCAAATCAAAAAATGATGATGTATATTATGCCGGTAATGATGGTATTCTTCCTTTGGAACATGCCTTCCGGACTGACTCTATATTGGACAGTGACTAACGTCCTTTCTATAGCTCAACAATGGGTGACCAATATTCGTAAGAAAGACGAAGCGCCCGTAAAAGCCTGA
- a CDS encoding YkvA family protein, protein MEEEKIERIKEGFWPKVKKVAGKVPFLPDAIALYYAMLDPDTPLKAKLTIAGALAYFLTPFDAIPDIFFGAGYIDDAGVVAAVLTAASIYVKEEHKKKAKDFLNSGQIDCKETPDK, encoded by the coding sequence ATGGAAGAAGAAAAAATCGAGAGGATCAAAGAAGGTTTCTGGCCCAAGGTAAAGAAGGTCGCAGGGAAGGTGCCTTTCTTGCCGGATGCGATCGCCTTGTATTATGCCATGCTGGACCCGGATACTCCTCTAAAAGCAAAGCTGACCATTGCAGGAGCCCTCGCTTACTTTTTAACTCCATTTGATGCTATTCCGGACATATTCTTTGGAGCGGGATATATAGACGATGCGGGAGTGGTCGCTGCAGTCTTGACCGCTGCTTCTATCTATGTAAAAGAAGAACATAAAAAGAAGGCGAAAGATTTCTTGAATTCAGGACAGATCGATTGCAAGGAAACACCAGACAAATAG
- the mnmE gene encoding tRNA uridine-5-carboxymethylaminomethyl(34) synthesis GTPase MnmE yields the protein MADTIAAISTASGAGAIGILRVSGPEALQIAYKHLSFYGDPPSLSSIQPRYAYTCRFIDGEKKLDQVVFLYFAGPNSFTGENLCEIHTHGNPILLREALECLFQSGARPAKQGEFTKRAFLNAKLDLNEAEAIGRIIGARSRFELELAQKNAFGEISRLTSNLRSQLISLKAECEAEIDFSTEDLTFESFEQRKGRIRSIVEICNNLLRKSSAAETLLERSRVVLYGEPNTGKSSLMNLILGKDRSIISEIPGTTRDYISEEFLLSGVPIRLIDTAGVRETGDRIEKMGIERSEKEFSQADVRVLVLDVSQETDWAKFAEENRSKLEGAIIAANKSDIRHASWNQNLIDRKNYPGTIVVEISCKAKTGLDVLIQKISEKLQGLESSEDYVLLEERNRFHFTTIVRSLENCLSLMSDGAPAEIYIKEIDSALEEIGEVNGRVDTEEILGRIFSKFCVGK from the coding sequence GTGGCTGATACAATAGCTGCTATTTCTACCGCTTCCGGAGCGGGTGCCATCGGTATTCTGAGAGTATCCGGTCCGGAAGCATTACAGATCGCTTATAAACATTTATCTTTCTATGGCGATCCCCCTTCTTTATCTTCCATCCAACCGAGATATGCTTATACCTGTCGTTTTATAGATGGGGAAAAGAAGTTAGACCAAGTAGTATTTCTATATTTCGCAGGCCCCAATTCCTTTACCGGAGAAAATCTCTGCGAGATCCATACTCATGGAAATCCTATCCTGCTCAGAGAAGCATTAGAATGTCTCTTTCAATCGGGAGCGAGACCTGCGAAGCAGGGAGAGTTTACTAAAAGAGCCTTCTTGAACGCAAAGCTAGATCTAAACGAGGCGGAGGCGATCGGCAGGATCATTGGTGCAAGATCCAGGTTCGAATTGGAACTGGCTCAGAAGAATGCGTTCGGAGAAATTTCTCGCCTTACTTCCAATCTAAGAAGTCAATTGATCTCCTTAAAAGCGGAATGCGAAGCGGAGATAGACTTCTCTACCGAAGATCTTACTTTCGAATCGTTCGAACAAAGAAAGGGCCGTATCCGATCCATCGTAGAGATTTGCAATAACCTTCTGCGCAAGTCCAGCGCTGCTGAAACCCTATTGGAGAGAAGCAGAGTCGTTCTCTATGGAGAGCCGAATACAGGCAAGTCCAGTCTCATGAATTTGATCCTCGGGAAAGACCGATCTATTATCTCCGAGATCCCGGGAACAACCAGGGATTATATCAGCGAAGAATTCTTACTTTCGGGAGTTCCCATTCGGCTCATCGATACGGCAGGCGTTCGAGAGACTGGGGATCGGATCGAAAAAATGGGGATCGAGAGAAGCGAGAAGGAATTCTCCCAAGCAGACGTGAGAGTTCTCGTCTTAGATGTTTCTCAAGAAACAGATTGGGCGAAATTTGCGGAAGAAAATAGATCCAAACTGGAAGGCGCGATCATTGCTGCGAACAAAAGCGATATCCGTCATGCAAGCTGGAACCAAAATCTCATTGATCGCAAGAATTATCCCGGCACGATTGTGGTCGAAATTTCTTGCAAGGCCAAGACTGGACTAGATGTTTTGATCCAAAAAATCTCCGAAAAACTCCAAGGATTGGAGAGCTCGGAAGATTATGTCCTTTTGGAAGAAAGGAATCGGTTCCATTTTACCACAATTGTGAGAAGTTTAGAGAACTGTCTTTCTCTCATGAGCGACGGAGCTCCCGCAGAGATCTATATCAAAGAAATTGATTCTGCGTTGGAGGAGATCGGTGAAGTGAACGGACGCGTTGACACCGAAGAAATCCTGGGGAGAATCTTCAGCAAATTCTGCGTGGGGAAATAA
- the jag gene encoding RNA-binding cell elongation regulator Jag/EloR, with translation MENYIFEAEGKTKAEAEEITLETLRLEPGDVRFETVESGKSGFLGLTQKKPAVVRAFVSNFDLPAEKIIHGVVLTLLRKMGVEAEVVGMGDVDGKIYIELTSRESGLIIGKRGATLDALQFLVNLMVDSKIRHGRKIVLDTESYRDKRELSLIRLSKSVASSVAKSGKSKLLEPMNPFERRIVHMALQENEKVFTRSEGNGTYKKVRIIPMKDKHKYKDVVEKSPNGDLLEEVNDY, from the coding sequence ATGGAAAACTATATATTCGAAGCCGAAGGCAAAACAAAAGCCGAAGCTGAAGAGATAACACTAGAGACTTTGAGATTGGAACCCGGAGACGTACGGTTTGAGACCGTTGAATCCGGTAAGTCCGGATTTTTGGGTCTAACACAGAAAAAACCGGCCGTAGTACGTGCCTTCGTTTCCAACTTTGATCTTCCTGCAGAGAAGATCATTCACGGAGTTGTCCTGACCCTTCTTCGCAAGATGGGTGTGGAAGCTGAAGTGGTGGGAATGGGCGACGTAGACGGTAAGATCTATATCGAACTCACGAGCCGCGAGTCCGGATTGATCATTGGTAAACGCGGAGCCACCCTGGATGCGCTTCAGTTCTTGGTAAACCTGATGGTGGATTCCAAGATCCGTCACGGACGCAAGATCGTTTTGGACACCGAGTCCTACAGAGATAAAAGAGAATTATCCCTGATCCGATTGAGCAAGTCCGTGGCTTCTTCTGTTGCTAAATCAGGAAAGTCCAAACTGCTTGAGCCAATGAATCCTTTCGAAAGACGGATCGTTCACATGGCATTGCAAGAGAATGAGAAAGTCTTCACTAGATCAGAAGGGAACGGAACGTACAAAAAAGTGCGTATCATTCCGATGAAGGACAAACACAAGTACAAGGATGTCGTTGAGAAGAGCCCGAACGGGGATCTTCTTGAGGAAGTGAACGACTACTGA
- a CDS encoding RluA family pseudouridine synthase, protein MNLELHAEANAGSEGSRIDKFLKDFLGDEISRASIQHWIDSGWVKDGSGKIILKPSYKVSPGEEFQISVPPKPPLNLTPVKMDLEVLKETPQYLIIRKPPGIASHSGPGDRSTTLINGLLYKFKELSSIGGEDRPGIVHRLDKPTEGLMIVAKNDTAHAKLSELFRRRNITKKYLAWVQGSLPEGEGTIDKPIGRHPVERLKMTVTTKGRPSITHYQVLQTAVSKNGRKFSLVEADLETGRTHQIRVHLQSLRSPVVGDLLYSRNAHLFENYGLLLLSYWLEFKDPFSGEEVQIVLPIPERFKNFENNLENF, encoded by the coding sequence ATGAACCTCGAACTCCATGCCGAAGCTAACGCCGGATCCGAAGGATCTCGGATTGATAAATTTCTGAAAGATTTTCTGGGAGATGAGATATCTAGAGCGTCTATCCAGCATTGGATCGATTCCGGATGGGTCAAAGACGGCTCCGGAAAGATTATTTTAAAGCCTTCTTATAAAGTTAGTCCGGGAGAAGAGTTCCAGATCTCTGTTCCTCCTAAGCCTCCCCTGAATCTCACTCCGGTAAAAATGGATCTAGAGGTGCTGAAAGAAACTCCTCAGTATTTAATTATCCGAAAACCTCCAGGGATCGCTTCTCATAGCGGCCCAGGAGACAGATCTACAACCCTGATCAACGGCCTCTTATACAAGTTTAAAGAACTCTCCTCGATCGGGGGAGAAGATAGGCCCGGGATTGTCCATCGTTTGGATAAACCTACAGAAGGGTTGATGATCGTGGCAAAGAACGATACTGCCCACGCAAAGTTATCCGAGCTTTTTAGAAGAAGGAATATTACTAAGAAATATCTGGCTTGGGTCCAAGGAAGTCTACCGGAAGGAGAGGGCACGATCGATAAGCCGATCGGAAGACATCCCGTAGAAAGACTGAAGATGACAGTTACTACCAAGGGAAGGCCATCGATCACTCACTACCAAGTGCTGCAAACCGCGGTTTCTAAGAACGGCAGAAAATTCTCCCTTGTAGAGGCAGACTTGGAAACCGGAAGGACTCACCAGATCAGAGTGCATTTGCAAAGCCTTAGGAGTCCGGTTGTTGGCGATCTATTGTATTCCAGGAACGCGCATTTGTTTGAGAACTACGGACTTCTTCTTCTTTCCTATTGGCTCGAATTTAAGGATCCTTTTAGTGGGGAAGAAGTGCAAATCGTCCTGCCCATCCCGGAACGGTTTAAGAATTTTGAAAATAATCTGGAGAACTTCTGA